From the Pseudanabaena sp. BC1403 genome, the window TTGGCAAAAAATATCAATCAAAGTAAAGCGATCGCGGCAACTTTGCGATCATCGGACACCTCAATATATCTCTGCAAACTTTTCAAATCAGAGTGGCCGGTAATTGCTTGCAAAGTTTTGATATCGACCCCGCGATCGTAATAAAGCACCGTGATAAATGATCGTCTGGTTGAATGTGAACTAATTCCCCGATGCCCCAGACCAGCACGAACCACCGCAGCGCGAAGCCATTTATCACATGCCGAAAAAGAGATATGCTTTGCAGCCCCAAACCCCGACGAGAATAAATAGCCCGATGGATTTGGCTTGTAAGCGTGTAGCAACCGATCTAACTCAGGATGCACAGGACATTGACGAGTTTCTTGCTTGCCCGACGGCGAAGCCTTACGAGTATGTTTCTGGAAAGTAATTTC encodes:
- a CDS encoding site-specific integrase; the protein is QAEILSASDCDRIRRSIISKHHLLLWDIARYTGERWGAICQLKVSDVYQDAIASVPRTEITFQKHTRKASPSGKQETRQCPVHPELDRLLHAYKPNPSGYLFSSGFGAAKHISFSACDKWLRAAVVRAGLGHRGISSHSTRRSFITVLYYDRGVDIKTLQAITGHSDLKSLQRYIEVSDDRKVAAIALL